The Caldalkalibacillus uzonensis genomic interval CCCTCAGTCGTTATCGGCTTGTACGTCTCCAAATCCAAAAAAGTAATCAAATCAGGTACGGTGGCAACCACTTCATCATTACGGTAAGCAATCAAATTTTCATTTTGAAACTCCACTTTAAAATGGCTACCTGCATCAGTTCCAAGTCCTTCCAATGTTACTGTCCCTCGTGTAAATCCTTCTACAGTTCTTCTGTCCACATCAATGATCTTACCTTCAAACAACACCAACGGTTCACCATAGTTTGATTCAGCTAACGCTTTCCCCATTCCCTCTAACGGATTTTCCAACCGCTCTCGTGCATGCACAATCGCCTTCCCAATGTTAATAGCTAAGGTAGTTGTATAATGAATTGATGTTTCCTTCATTTCTTTACCTGTCATCGGGTATTCGGCAATGTGTCCCACTCCTCCCATACGAATAGTAATACCTCTGGCAATGTATTCTAACAAATGGTTGTCGACCGTATTAACCAGACACCAATTACCACGCTCATCCGTAATGACCATTGGTGTTCCAGACACACCATAAACATTAAAAGTTTCCATCTGTAGTTCTGGAAATGCTCTTCCCATCCCATCCGCATCAACCAAGGGAAGTCCAGAACGCGCTGCCACGACAAACGGGATGGTGGAATTTAACCCCCCACATTCCATCGGCATGACTGCAAACGCCTTTTTCCCCAAATATTCTTCCAATCTTCTTAGAGAATGCAGCGCCTCATCGCCATTTGGAATCTTTTCGAAAAACACCGTCGGGGCACCCATCATTGCTGTTGGC includes:
- a CDS encoding DUF917 domain-containing protein; the protein is MGQTIGVKEIEYLAIGAAVLGTGGGGDPYIGKLMAQKAIEECGPVTLLAPDEVPDDALVVPTAMMGAPTVFFEKIPNGDEALHSLRRLEEYLGKKAFAVMPMECGGLNSTIPFVVAARSGLPLVDADGMGRAFPELQMETFNVYGVSGTPMVITDERGNWCLVNTVDNHLLEYIARGITIRMGGVGHIAEYPMTGKEMKETSIHYTTTLAINIGKAIVHARERLENPLEGMGKALAESNYGEPLVLFEGKIIDVDRRTVEGFTRGTVTLEGLGTDAGSHFKVEFQNENLIAYRNDEVVATVPDLITFLDLETYKPITTEGLRYGYRTICIGIPTPPIMRTTEALEIWGPKYFGYDLPFIPVEELAKNVKRGRS